A genomic segment from Glycine soja cultivar W05 chromosome 20, ASM419377v2, whole genome shotgun sequence encodes:
- the LOC114403623 gene encoding uncharacterized protein LOC114403623 isoform X4 has product MEPSKNNAQSEEDDTVALRRKRARRVSFADNEITSVHVFSRDDDDDSTSSPSEPPSSSNPSILGFFRDLASDSDDDEQPKLEDEAEAAANSFLRPVGSPSPGGSITADYDDDDDFGGPVSAHFVRPDRLSDSGVLEDITMDSMAFSLHYQSLAGSDSGDIKTRQFVRLGTPSSQGSYMELTEATKRPAEVVLDANSAGKDSNDMSIEVDHQMSFGYDIPSPAFDAAAAILAEEGAPKESPHHSLEGSVVSPVTHLHQIQPSDSSIKENKEFNVGVIEIMPVCRQLDFDNGNRGTPLRVDEDKGMVSDTDHKSDQVIQNPIHRFTPLSLSGRKQLVMRSPDSSRHDGNITQPLVQSGLFVPEVHVAHGATPSSVHISILKMKTLEATPAISVLKEGMDRLKARLSKFSPGFSLSNKKYCEYKHDETRQTPLGEKLFSLTPDSNVYKGLVDGNEHGIQSNKNICKSSQNEETLDAKIDEENLSLISAHVSYNDENPKVVEMGASPSQMTHLTKVVDVDLADRTVEKGKDEILVPSPPIQEVTPQLCSLQDPPSMQDLSPKGNLDGHGLDNSYHSVLQVAQSHLTKSGISISSGKKLQDSPNMQNLSPKSNLDGHDNSYHSVLQVAQSPLTKSGISISSGKKLQDSPNMQNLSTKSNLYGHGLDNSYHSVLQVAQSPLTKSGISISSGKKLQDSPNVQDLSPKSNLDGHGLHNSYHSALQVAQSPLTKSGINISSGKKRKGVEIRSNGDNIDKIGRIGRSPEVHKSGNGDLQLLSEQTGSMRSEREKLGDQTLNDGDLILKKFLARTNQLLPPSVDKLNLRSISRLEDILVHLHKVKKKESLCSEIQSQLKITDPLNILRDKRVAETRTLLYDIAYEKAKLQLLHVKHDKLQKKVQQVSSGLQECETIKLNSIPSSSKSGAMDTQADDSRWQGKCRVSSQKVLEKKQELEILESKAKSWSEFLHSHCMMEGYQSYTNTIKAVSGYLQQRKSCKSIRQNLKLWEIEDFERKDGCYKVCLNYCGYLTQRFTVNTGQSSIIISNSLNDVNIGKTFPNLDGISAFVFVLHPHTTKKCTGSSIMARETQITSSLVSNLLDVVEEVQSAQIEFRNLVAAKFYSHSENSFDS; this is encoded by the exons ATGGAGCCTTCAAAGAACAACGCCCAATCGGAAGAAGACGACACCGTGGCGCTGAGGAGGAAGCGGGCGCGGCGCGTGAGCTTCGCGGACAACGAAATCACCTCCGTCCACGTCTTCAGCCGCGACGACGACGACGATTCCACTTCCTCTCCCTCCGAACCCCCTTCTTCCTCCAATCCCTCCATCCTAGGGTTTTTCCGCGACCTCGCCTCCGACAGCGACGATGACGAACAACCGAAACTCGAAGACGAAGCCGAAGCCGCCGCAAACTCCTTCCTCCGCCCTGTCGGATCCCCCTCCCCTGGCGGCAGCATCACCGCCGACT ATGATGACGATGATGATTTTGGCGGTCCGGTGTCGGCACATTTTGTCCGACCGGATCGGCTATCGGACTCCGGTGTTTTGGAAGACATCACGATGGACTCGATGGCTTTCTCACTGCACTACCAGAGTCTTGCTGGCTCAGACTCCGGCGACATCAAGACGCGCCAGTTCGTCAGGCTTGGAACTCCAAGCTCTCAGGGAAGTTACATGGAGCTCACGGAGGCGACAAAGAGGCCTGCCGAAGTGGTACTCGACGCAAATAGTGCCGGCAAAGACTCCAACGACATGAGCATTGAGGTAGACCACCAAATGAGTTTTGGCTATGACATACCCTCTCCTGCGTTTGATGCTGCTGCTGCAATTTTGGCAGAAGAAGGAGCACCTAAGGAATCACCACATCACAGCTTGGAAGGTTCGGTTGTTTCACCAGTCACTCACCTTCACCAGATACAGCCTTCTGATTCTTCAATCAAG gaaAATAAAGAGTTTAATGTTGGTGTAATTGAGATCATGCCAGTTTGTAGACAACTGGACTTTGATAATGGTAATAGAGGAACACCACTGAGGGTGGATGAAGACAAAGGAATGGTGTCGGACACCGATCATAAGTCTGATCAAGTAATCCAAAATCCAATACACAGGTTTACACCATTGTCACTGTCTGGAAGAAAACAATTAGTTATGAGGTCTCCTGATTCATCCAGGCATGATGGAAATATAACTCAACCTTTAGTGCAATCTGGGTTGTTTGTTCCAGAGGTCCATGTTGCACATGGTGCAACTCCATCTTCTGTACATATAAGCATTTTGAAGATGAAAACTCTGGAGGCTACTCCTGCCATTTCAGTTCTCAAAGAAGGAATGGACAGATTGAAAGCTAGATTATCAAAATTCTCTCCTGGATTTTCTctgtcaaataaaaaatattgtgaatACAAGCATGATGAAACACGCCAAACTCCTTTAGGGGAAAAACTGTTTAGTTTAACTCCAGATAGTAACGTGTATAAAGGCTTGGTTGATGGCAATGAACATGGAATTcagtctaataaaaatatttgcaaGTCAAGTCAAAATGAAGAGACTCTGGATGCCAAAATAGATGAGGAAAACTTAAGTTTGATTTCAGCTCATGTTTCTTACAATGATGAAAATCCTAAGGTTGTGGAAATGGGAGCTTCTCCCTCACAGATGACTCATTTAACGAAGGTGGTAGATGTGGACCTGGCAGATCGCACAGTTGAGAAAGGGAAAGATGAAATTCTTGTTCCAAGTCCTCCTATCCAAGAGGTAACACCTCAGTTGTGTTCCTTGCAAGACCCACCCAGTATGCAAGACTTGTCTCCCAAGGGTAACTTAGATGGTCATGGTCTTGATAACAGCTACCATTCAGTACTCCAAGTAGCTCAGAGCCATCTTACCAAATCAGGTATTAGTATTTCTTCTGGGAAGAAACTGCAAGACTCACCCAATATGCAAAATTTGTCTCCCAAGAGTAACTTAGATGGTCATGATAACAGCTACCATTCAGTACTCCAAGTTGCTCAGAGCCCTCTTACCAAATCAGGTATTAGTATTTCTTCTGGGAAGAAACTGCAAGACTCACCCAATATGCAAAACTTGTCTACCAAGAGTAACTTATATGGTCATGGTCTTGATAACAGCTACCATTCAGTACTCCAAGTAGCTCAGAGCCCTCTTACCAAATCAGGTATTAGTATTTCTTCTGGGAAGAAACTGCAAGACTCACCCAATGTGCAAGACTTGTCTCCCAAGAGTAACTTAGATGGTCATGGTCTTCATAACAGCTACCATTCAGCACTCCAAGTAGCTCAGAGCCCTCTTACCAAATCAGGTATTAATATTTCTTctgggaagaaaagaaaaggtgtCGAGATACGAAGCAATGGAGACAATATAGATAAAATTGGGAGGATTGGCAGAAGTCCAGAGGTTCATAAAAGTGGGAATGGTGACCTACAGTTACTTTCAGAGCAAACAGGTTCTATGAGAAGTGAAAGAGAGAAGCTTGGAGATCAGACTTTGAATGATGGGGATCTT ATTCTTAAAAAATTCTTAGCCAGAACAAATCAGTTGCTACCTCCTTCAGTTGATAAGCTAAATTTGAGATCG ATTAGCAGGTTGGAAGATATTTTGGTTCATCTGCATAAAGTTAAGAAGAAAGAGAGTCTTTGTTCAGAAATTCAATCTCAG ctCAAAATAACTGATCCTCTAAACATTCTTAGAGACAAGAG AGTTGCTGAAACAAGAACATTGCTGTATGATATAGCATATGAGAAGGCaaaattacaattattgcatgTGAAACATGACAAATTGCAG AAAAAGGTACAACAGGTAAGCTCTGGGCTTCAGGAGTGTgagacaataaaattaaattccatCCCATCTTCATCTAAAAGTGGTGCAATGGACACTCAAGCTGATGATAGTCGTTGGCAGGGAAAATGCCGG GTTTCTTCCCAAAAAGTATTGGAAAAGAAGCAGGAGCTTGAAATTTTGGAATCAAAAGCAAAATCCTGGAGTGAATTCTTACATAGCCATTGCATGATGGAAGGATATCAAAGCTATACCAACACCATTAAAGCTGTTTCTGGTTATTTGCAGCAGAGAAAATCTTGCAAGTCTATACGCCAGAATTTGAAG TTGTGGGAAATTGAAGATTTTGAGCGCAAGGATGGTTGTTACAAAGTTTGTCTCAACTATTGTGGTTATCTAACCCAAAG GTTCACAGTAAATACTGGTCAATCtagtataataatatcaaatagCTTGAATGATGTGAATATCGGGAAG ACCTTCCCTAACTTGGATGGCATTTCTGCATTTGTGTTTGTCTTGCATCCTCACACCACAAAGAAATGCACTGGTTCAAGCATTATGGCCAGAGAAACACAG ATAACAAGTTCACTGGTAAGTAACTTGCTAGATGTGGTTGAGGAGGTTCAATCAGCTCAGATAGAGTTTAGAAATTTGGTCGCTGCAAAGTTCTATTCTCATTCAG AAAATTCTTTCGATAGTTGA